The sequence GTCGGGGGCACCACTTCCACCCACTCCGTCGTTGGTTCGGAATTGCCGTCGTCCAGGCGGCACGCGTCGATGGAGGCGGCGGGTGGGTAGTTGCCGGTAAAATGGGTGGTGTCGAGGTCAATACCCTGGATTGCCCCCGGCCTCGCGAGTTTGACAATGCACCAGTCATGCCCCGGTTCCCGCCGGCGCCGGGTTTCCCAACCATCCATCCACTTCCCGTGATCATCGTACTTGCCCGGAATAAAGATGGGCGGATCGGGATTCAGCATCCGGTCCTTGGGAGCAAAGAACTCGTCGCTGGCCGCGACCGCGCAGGCTCCTAATCGCGGGTCGGCAAGGTTAACGCAATGGCGTGTAAACTCTGGAGCATCCGGGTCAAGCGCTGGAATCGACATCAGAACGGGAAACTCTTTAACCTTTCACCTTTTGGTTCACTCGGCGCGCGCGCAAGCCCTCTTATACATTGCCCACCTTATACGGGTGCCGTTTCTGCCAGTGCCGAGCGATATCAACGCGGCGCGGCACCCATACGCGGTCATGTTTCTCGATGTGATCCAGGAAACGCTGGATCGCGCGAAATCGCCCCGGGCGGCCGAGCAACCGGCAATGCATGCCGATCGACATCATTTTGGGCATTTCCGAACCTTCATCATACAAGACGTCAAAGGCATCTCGCAAATAGGCGAAGAAATGGTCTCCCGTGTTGAAACCTTGCGGGGTGGCAAACCGCATGTCGTTGGTGTCAAGCGTATAAGGCACGACCAGGTGCGGCCTGATATCGCCATTACTGACTGCAACCTGCATCCAGAAGGGGAGGTCATCGCCGTAGTAATCCGAGTCGTACAAGAAGCCGCCCCGTTCGACAAGGAGGCGGCGCGTGTTAGGACTATCCCTCCCGGTGTACCAGCCGAGGGGATAAACGCCCGTCAGACGCTCGATGATCTCGATGCCGATACGCATGTGGTCGCGTTCGGTGTCTTCATCGACGTTCTGGTAATGGATCCAACGCCAGCCGTGACACGCGATTTCATGACCCAGTTCGACGAATGCATTGGTGACCTCGGGATTACGCTCGAGCGCCATGGACACGCCAAAGATGGTCAAAGGCAACCGGCGCGTCTCAAATTCGCGGAGAATTCGCCAGACTCCCGCGCGCGATCCGTATTCGTAGATGGATTCCATGCTCAGGTGGCGAGCCGGATAGGCTTCAGCGCCGACAATCTCCGAAAGAAATCGCTCCGATACCGAATCGCCATGCAGCACGCAGTTTTCACCGCCCTCCTCGTAGTTCAGGACAAACTGCACAGCCACGCGCGCCTGTCCCGGCCAGTCGGCAAACACCGGCTTCCGGCCGTACCCGATCAAATCGCGTGGATACCCATTTTGAGGAGGCATGTGCTTACACCGAGGGGCAGGGCACTCGCTGCCCGCTCGAAAGACGCCATCCTATACCGGGCTGAAGCCCGATAGCAATCCGCCGTTTCTTGATCTCTTTCGACGTAGGTTCTCTCGGTCCCGCGGTTCAAGAGATGCATGGAAAAGCGTCACGAACTTGTGCTGGCCAGCAAGGGAAGGAGGCACCGGTCAGGGGCTAAGCGGCGCTCTGCATTCTACGTTGCCGAAACTTCGCACTTCGCTAGCTTAAGGTTATATGCCGGGCTGCTTCATGGATGGTAGTGGGGGCGATCGCGCCGCACCGCCGCAAATCAGGAGGAAATTTTTATGGCTGAGCTGAATGGTACCGTCGCCGTGGTCACCGGCGCAGGACGGGGGATCGGGCGTGAGATCGCGCTGCATCAGGCGCAGGGCGGCGCCAAGGTCGCCGTCCTGGCGCGAACGGCACGCGAGATCGAGGAAACGGCGTCGCTCATCAACGGGGAAGGCGGAAGAGCGATCGCCGTCCCGGTCGATTTGGTCGATCGCCTCGGGGTTGAGGATGCGCTTGGCCGGGTTGCGGCCGAGCTCGGCGCGATCGACTTGCTCGTCAACAATCATGGCTCCTTCCGGGCCTTCGGTCCCATCTGGGAATGCGATCCGGAGGACTGGTGGCGGGACGTCGAGATCAATCTGCGTGGCACCTTCCACACCTGTCGCGTGGCCGCACCGGCCATGCTTGCCCGCGGCAAGGGCCGCATCGTCAACCTGGTCGGCGGCGGAACGGGCAACAGCTTCCCGCACGGGTCGGGCTATGCGTCCAGCAAGGCGGCGATCATGCGTTTCACCGAATGCCTCAACGACACGACCAAAGACCGCGGCGTGCTGGCTTTCGCCGTCGATCCGGGACTGGTGCGGACGTCGATGACTGAGATGCAACTCTTCTCCGAAGCCGGTAAGACCTATCTGCCTGACATTCAGGGCCTCTTTGACAACGGAGTGAACATTCCGCCCTCGCGGGCCGCCGCGCTGATTGCCGATATTGCCGCCGGCCGCTTCGACCGGCTTGCCGGGCGGATGCTGCGCGGCGTCGATGACCGCGAACTTCTTGAGCGGGAGATGGACGCGATCGTTGCCCGAGACGCGCGCGCCCTGCGTTTCAGCGGCGTCGAGCAGGCAAAGCTGTAAGTATCGAACAACTCAGCCTGCGAGAGGCATAAAAAGCCGGGTGCAACGCTGCTGGATACGGTGGCCGGCTTGAGCGGGAAGCGCGGGAGCGTCTTGCCCTCAACGCCGCCACCGAGGGGTCACCCGCCGGCGTGGGTTTCCCCAACTGCATTAGATTCCAGCAAAGGTACGAAAAGCGACGTGGGGCTTACTCGCCAGAAGGCCGGCTTCGGCGCTATACCGGTTTTGACGTTTGTTGAGCTGTCGTTGCCCCGGAGGGGCGACCGGAAAGCAGCCAGGGACATTAACGCGTGCTGCGGGTGACCTTTTACTCGATCGAGGCGGGCAAGCCGATGCGCCCGCGGGCCGCCTTGAGCCCCGAGGGGTGGTAGAACTTATACACATGGCTCAGTTAATTGGATATAATTCCGGCGGATAGGCGCGCTGCCGGATGCTCCGAGCGGCGCTGAAGTGGCCTTAGCCTCGACCGGCCAGCCGGGAGACCTTATACCAGTTCGATGACCATCGAGGTAACATGTTGTCTTAGGCCCAACGGGCCAGTAGAACATAGCCCAGGGCTTTACCCCCTGGGTAACCGTCAAATCACGATCCAGCCCTGAAGGGGCGGCAGAAACGTGCACCCGTGGCGCTATTGAAAAATACGCAGATAAATCATGTTGTATCCTGCTGCCCCAATCCCTTGCCCACCTGCTGGTTCACCTGATCTTTTCAACCAACGCTCGTGCCCCCGCCCTGGCCGATGAGACCCTGCCACCAGGACCTTCACCACCGGCGTCTATGGTTCCAAGAGGAGTAGCGAACCTTTTTGCGCCGGCATGGGGTTGAGTTTGATGAGCGCTACGGTTGGGATTGAGGGGGGGGAAAGCTCTTCGGCAGAGGTCACCCATTAATGGCCGCTGGTTCTGCCGCCCCTTCAGCAAATCCAGCCCGGCGGGGCGGGCGTTTGTTAGGATGGGTGTACAGGCGTGACGCCTTAGGAGGGCTGGATCGTGATTTGACGGTTACCCAGGGGGGTAAAGCCCTGGGCTAGGTTCCAGCGCCCCTTCGGCGCTGAAACCCGGTCGAAGCGCCACCAAGGTAACTATCTAAATTGGTGTAAGACCCGTTCAACACGGTGCGCAGCATCCTCCGGCGCCCCCCTGAGCCGATCTTCTGCCGGAATAACTGTGAAGGGTTCCGACTCCCAAGAGGCCGGCCAAACCCGGCGCGACCCTCAACGCCAAAAACCCGAGTATCCGCCCACCGTTGACGCCCGCCTGTGGCCCGGCGCGCCGCTTCAGGCGTCCCGTCGGCACGCCTCAAAATTCTACCTCCATGGCCGTCGGAATGATATAAGTTCCCCTGGGCCGTAAGACAGTCCCAGACCATCCGCGCCGGAAAGGCCAATTCGCATCAAGCGTTTCAGTCGCCGGCTAACCTGAATCGCCCCCCGGGGTATAGACCGGCTCAACCAACTTGAAAGCCGGTCTAACCTAACCTGACCTAACCTGCGGCCCGAACGCTACGGGCGATTCAGATCTGTTCGCACCGGCCGGACGCTTCAGCTACCGGTCCTGCCTTCATGCCTTACCTCATAGCGCGTACCGGCCGCGTAAAATCTTCTTATCGAGCTTGCCAACGCTGGTCTTGGGCAGCGCCTCCACGAAGACGATCCGGTCGGGCACGCCGTAGCGGGGGATGATGCCGTCGGCGGCAAACCCCTGGAGGTGCTTCCGCAGTTGCGCCTCGCTGACTCCCTGCCCCGGCTTTGCCACCACCAGCCCCAGCGGTCGCTCACCCCACTTCGGATCGGCCACGCCGATCACCGCCG comes from Verrucomicrobiota bacterium and encodes:
- the puuE gene encoding allantoinase PuuE yields the protein MPPQNGYPRDLIGYGRKPVFADWPGQARVAVQFVLNYEEGGENCVLHGDSVSERFLSEIVGAEAYPARHLSMESIYEYGSRAGVWRILREFETRRLPLTIFGVSMALERNPEVTNAFVELGHEIACHGWRWIHYQNVDEDTERDHMRIGIEIIERLTGVYPLGWYTGRDSPNTRRLLVERGGFLYDSDYYGDDLPFWMQVAVSNGDIRPHLVVPYTLDTNDMRFATPQGFNTGDHFFAYLRDAFDVLYDEGSEMPKMMSIGMHCRLLGRPGRFRAIQRFLDHIEKHDRVWVPRRVDIARHWQKRHPYKVGNV
- a CDS encoding SDR family NAD(P)-dependent oxidoreductase, with protein sequence MAELNGTVAVVTGAGRGIGREIALHQAQGGAKVAVLARTAREIEETASLINGEGGRAIAVPVDLVDRLGVEDALGRVAAELGAIDLLVNNHGSFRAFGPIWECDPEDWWRDVEINLRGTFHTCRVAAPAMLARGKGRIVNLVGGGTGNSFPHGSGYASSKAAIMRFTECLNDTTKDRGVLAFAVDPGLVRTSMTEMQLFSEAGKTYLPDIQGLFDNGVNIPPSRAAALIADIAAGRFDRLAGRMLRGVDDRELLEREMDAIVARDARALRFSGVEQAKL